A single window of Jiangella alkaliphila DNA harbors:
- a CDS encoding ATP-binding protein yields MVSESGSSFGDLVELQVPASSAYLTVLRTTAARLAARLGFTLDEIEDLRIAVDEAGAMLLPLAVPGSNMHCSFQLHTDILDVVVSVPAAQTDLPSRDSFAWTVLSALAGEVASRAEDGRVSIMLRKKRG; encoded by the coding sequence TTGGTGAGCGAGTCCGGTTCGTCGTTCGGTGACCTGGTGGAGCTGCAGGTACCGGCGTCCAGCGCTTACCTCACTGTGCTGCGGACCACCGCCGCCCGGCTGGCCGCGAGGCTCGGGTTCACGCTCGACGAGATCGAGGACCTGCGCATCGCGGTCGACGAGGCCGGCGCCATGCTGCTCCCGCTCGCCGTCCCCGGCTCGAACATGCACTGCAGCTTCCAGCTGCACACCGACATCCTCGACGTGGTGGTGTCCGTACCGGCCGCGCAGACCGACCTCCCCAGCCGCGACAGCTTCGCGTGGACGGTCCTGTCCGCGCTGGCCGGCGAGGTGGCCTCGCGGGCCGAGGACGGCCGGGTGTCCATCATGCTGCGCAAGAAGCGAGGTTGA